The Arcobacter sp. F2176 genome includes the window TTCTACTTCTGTAAAAAGATTTTCTAAAGCTTCTCTTGTAGGATTATCACTTCTTGTATAATCATATATCTTTTCACCATCTTGTTTTTTTAAATCAAAAGTTCCTGTATTATATATAGGAAAGTGTGAAGCACCGTACGGATCTTGAATTGTAGCAAAATCTTGTAGATGAGAAAGTTTTGTTTCTAAGTGTTTTTTCATAATAAGCCTAATAATTTTTTGTTTATTATATCTAAGGATTTATAATCATTTGATATAAGTTAATTAATTTTTTATTATGATGTTATAAAATGAGTAGTTTTGAAGAGGAATATTTAGAGTTAAAAACTCTAAATATTCTTAATAATTATTTTGCTGTTGAACAAGCAGATACACCAGGAGGTGTAGTTGGTTGAATAGAAGCATTTTCAGCTTTTTCGCTTACATTATCAATAAATTCAATTAATGTTTCAGTTGCTTTCATATATCTTTTTGCAGAAATTGATTCAGGATGGAAATAAACGATTGGTTTTCCATTATCTCCACCTTCTCTAATAGCAGGTTCAATTGGAAGATTTCCTAAAACAGTCGTTCCATACTCTTTAGCTAAAGCCTCACAAGTACCCATACCAAAGATATCAGACTCTGTACTACATGTAGGACAAATAAATCCACTCATATTTTCTACAATCCCACCAACTGGAATATGAAGTTTCTTAAACATATCTAAACTTCTTCTTGAATCATCAAGGGCTACATGTTGTGGAGTTGTAACATTTACACCACATGTTACAGGAACGCTTTGAGCTAATGTTAATTGTGCATCACCAGTTCCTGGAGGCATATCAATAAATAAAATATCTAATTCTTCCCATAAAATATCTCTTAGAAGTTGTTGGATTGCTTTCATAATCATAGCACCTCTCCAAATAAGAGCTTGTCCCTCTTCCATAAGTGATCCCATAGACATAACATCTACACCATAAGCATGGAATGGTTTTGCTTTATTTCCGATTACTTCAACTTCTTTACCTTGTAATCCGAACATTCGAGGAATATTTGGTCCATAAATATCAGCATCTAAAATACCAACTCTTTTACCTTGCATAGCAGCAGCTACTGCTAGGTTAACAGTTGTAGTTGATTTACCAACTCCACCTTTTCCTGAAGATACCATTACAAAGTTTTTAATTTGTGGAGCAATATTTTTTCCACTTACACTATTACTTGTTTGTTTTGGAGCTTCTGGTTTTTTTACTTGTAAATCTAAATTTGTAACACCAATATTTTCTAATACTTTTTTAATATTAGTTCTTATTTCATGTTCTACTTCTTGTGCACTTGAAGTTATTTCTACAAGTATACTTACAGCATCACCATTTACTTCAACATTTTTTAAAAATCCAAACTCTACAATTGATTTTGTAAAACCTGGGTAAATTACTTTTTCTAATTCTTTTTTTATATCAGCTACATTTGCCATCAATACTTCCTTAAAATTATTATTCAATTTTTTCGCATTATAGATAAAATAGGATAATTTTTATCTTAATTGTAAATCATAGTTTTTTTACCATGATTTATAATTAATTTTACTAGATATTTCAAAGCCATCATCCTTTTCATTTAATGAAAATTCATGGCTTTGACAACTTTTTTTATTCATTATTTCGATAATTTCTTCTGCTTTTTTTAAAGCAACTTCTCTATTATAGTATTCAAATTCTTCATCAAACTTAAATCTTCTTACACAATGACAAGGTTTAAGTACTTTTACTTTCATTAATTAGCTTTATATAGCTGCTTTCATAGCTTCACCATGTTCTTCAACGATTTTTTGAGTGATTTTGTATGAACAAAATTTTGGTCCACACATTGAGCAAAATTCAGCTTCTTTAAATACATCTTGAGGAAGTGTTTCATCATGATACTCTTTAGCCCGATCTGGATCTAAACATAGTTCAAATTGTTTGTTCCAATCAAAAGCATATCTAGCATCAGACATTTCATCATCAATATCCCTTGCACCTTTTCTTCCTCTTGCGATGTCAGCACTATGAGCTGCTATTTTATATGCAATAATACCTTCTCTAACATCTTGGGCATTAGGTAAACCTAAATGCTCTTTTGGTGTAACATAACAAAGCATACTAGCTCCATGCCATCCACCAACAGCTGCACCAATTGCAGATGAAATATGATCATATCCAGCAGCAATATCAGTAGTAAGTGGTCCTAAGATATAAAAAGGAGCTTCATGACAATACTCTCTTTCTAATTTCATATTTCTCTCAATTTGATTTAAAGGCACATGCCCAGGTCCTTCAATCATAACTTGAACATCTTTTTCCCACGCTCTTTTTGTAAGCTCCCCAAGTATTTTTAATTCTGAAAGTTGTGCTTCATCAGAGGCATCAAATAGACATCCTGGTCTTAAACTATCCCCTAAAGATAAAGAAACATCATGTTTTCTACAAATATCTAAAATCTCATCAAAAGCATCATAAAAAGGATTTTCTTTGTGATAATGCATCATCCAAGCAGCCATAAGTGAACCACCTCTTGAAACTATTCCCATTTTTCTTTTTGCAACATGAGGCATAAATTGTAATAAAAATCCTGCATGAATAGTAAAATATGAAACACCTTGTAAAGCTTGTTTTTCTAAAACTTTTAACATAACTTCAATAGATAAATCTTCTATTTTATCTTTACAATCATGCAAGATTTGATAAATTGGAACTGTTCCAATAGGTACAGTAGAATGTTCAATTACTGCACTTCTAATAGAATCAAGGTCACCACCTGTACTTAAATCCATAATAGTATCAGCACCATGTTTTAAACAAACATCAACTTTTTCAACTTCCCCTGCTATATCTGAAGCTAAAGCAGAAGAACCAATATTTGCATTAATTTTACAACTTGATGCCATTCCTATTGCCATTGGTTTTAAATGTCTATGATTTACATTTGCAGGAATAATTAATCTTCCCCTTGCAATTTCACTTCTAACCAATTCTGGTTCAATTTTTTCCACTTTTGCAACATATTCCATTTCAGGTGTTATCATGCCTTTTTTTGCATAATACATCTGTGTTCTTACTTCATCATCTTTATGATTATCTAACCAATCTCTCATAAAATATTCCTATCTAAAATTTTCCCTGATTATATCAAGTTAAGTTTATAAAAACTTAATCTATTAAATTAATTTTATCACAGAAAGAAATAATTAATAAAATGTATATTTTATATGCACAAGATAATTTAATATACTACATTAAATGAAAAAAAATTGGTATAATGTATAATAATAAAAAATTTATTAACACATTTGTTAGTAATATTATAAAACTTGATATTAAAGAAAAAAGTTAAGAACCTCATATGAAATTTGATATTTGCACAATATCTAGTGCAGTATGTCACATATGGGTAAAAATATTAGATAAGGCAATAATAAGTAAAAATAATCTATTATTTTATCAACTAATAGGGAAATAAATGAAAAATGATATTATAGAAAAAATAGAATCGCTACCACCTTTACCAAATAGTGTTATTGAGTTAGAAAACTTTAGAAGACGACCAGAAAAAGAACCTGTGGAACTGCTAAAGATTATTGAGCAAGATCCACTTATTATTACAACTCTTTTAAGAGTTGCCAACTCTGCAATGTTTGGTTTTAGAAGTGAAGTAGAAACTCCAAGTCGAGCGGTAAACTTGCTTGGAATAAATTTTACTATTTCTATTGCCCTAGGTTCTGTTGTTCAAGATTTAATAAAATCAAATCTAAATGCATATAATATATCTACTGATGATTTTTTAATGGCATCAAATTTGGCATCTAATATCATAAATAATTGGGTAGGTGAAATTGACTTTGGACTAAAAGAAGACCTATTATTACCTGCGTTTTTACAAGAAACGGGTAAGTTTATTATTTCTGAAATAATTCAAGAACAAAATAAAACTGAAGAGTTTCAAGAAGCATTAAAAACAGCAGAAGGAAGCTTATCTAATATTGAAGAAGCCTTTACTGGATTTTCTTGTTCAAGAATTACTGCAAATATTTTTAAACACTGGAATTTAAGTCATAATCTTATTTTTACTATTGGATTTGTAGGTAATGTTGAACAATGCCCAGAAGAATATCAACGAAAAGTTAAAATACTTGAAGTAGTAAAAATTTTAACTGATATAAGAAATCCATTGGGCGATGAACATATTGAAAGAGCTTTACAATTAGCGACTAAATATAATCTTGAAATTGAACCTTTAGTAAATGCTATTGATAGAATCAAAGAAAAGATGAGTGAACAATAATTTTAATTAAAATTAACTAATTTCCTAACTTAAATTTTTCATAAGTAACATTAGTTATAATTTGTAACTTTTTTACACAAGGGGTATTGTTGT containing:
- a CDS encoding Mrp/NBP35 family ATP-binding protein produces the protein MANVADIKKELEKVIYPGFTKSIVEFGFLKNVEVNGDAVSILVEITSSAQEVEHEIRTNIKKVLENIGVTNLDLQVKKPEAPKQTSNSVSGKNIAPQIKNFVMVSSGKGGVGKSTTTVNLAVAAAMQGKRVGILDADIYGPNIPRMFGLQGKEVEVIGNKAKPFHAYGVDVMSMGSLMEEGQALIWRGAMIMKAIQQLLRDILWEELDILFIDMPPGTGDAQLTLAQSVPVTCGVNVTTPQHVALDDSRRSLDMFKKLHIPVGGIVENMSGFICPTCSTESDIFGMGTCEALAKEYGTTVLGNLPIEPAIREGGDNGKPIVYFHPESISAKRYMKATETLIEFIDNVSEKAENASIQPTTPPGVSACSTAK
- the thiC gene encoding phosphomethylpyrimidine synthase ThiC; translation: MRDWLDNHKDDEVRTQMYYAKKGMITPEMEYVAKVEKIEPELVRSEIARGRLIIPANVNHRHLKPMAIGMASSCKINANIGSSALASDIAGEVEKVDVCLKHGADTIMDLSTGGDLDSIRSAVIEHSTVPIGTVPIYQILHDCKDKIEDLSIEVMLKVLEKQALQGVSYFTIHAGFLLQFMPHVAKRKMGIVSRGGSLMAAWMMHYHKENPFYDAFDEILDICRKHDVSLSLGDSLRPGCLFDASDEAQLSELKILGELTKRAWEKDVQVMIEGPGHVPLNQIERNMKLEREYCHEAPFYILGPLTTDIAAGYDHISSAIGAAVGGWHGASMLCYVTPKEHLGLPNAQDVREGIIAYKIAAHSADIARGRKGARDIDDEMSDARYAFDWNKQFELCLDPDRAKEYHDETLPQDVFKEAEFCSMCGPKFCSYKITQKIVEEHGEAMKAAI
- a CDS encoding HDOD domain-containing protein; translation: MKNDIIEKIESLPPLPNSVIELENFRRRPEKEPVELLKIIEQDPLIITTLLRVANSAMFGFRSEVETPSRAVNLLGINFTISIALGSVVQDLIKSNLNAYNISTDDFLMASNLASNIINNWVGEIDFGLKEDLLLPAFLQETGKFIISEIIQEQNKTEEFQEALKTAEGSLSNIEEAFTGFSCSRITANIFKHWNLSHNLIFTIGFVGNVEQCPEEYQRKVKILEVVKILTDIRNPLGDEHIERALQLATKYNLEIEPLVNAIDRIKEKMSEQ